The genomic stretch cggttcggatttcgggttacgggttttatgcccagccctagttCTATGGGGTAAATCTTATCTGCTTCCTAATATAACTCCAAGTGTCTAAAATAGCCTTAAATATCAATTTTAATGGATAAAGAAACAGATATCTTCTAGATAAGGATAAGTGATCAACGAGGTTAACTATAACGTTCggattaagcaaaaaaaaaaactgcgcATGGTTTGGATTAAATTGAGtaaattgtttataaaaaaatcagttttcataaaatataattatttatcacaaaaaaaatcttctttgaTCCTCACGGAGGACACCGAGCGGATTCTAAACATCCTGAAGAAATGGATATAGGCTGTTGCGGCGATTACTCTGATGCTTCCCCGGTGGCAGAAATGGCAACAGAGAGCGAATGGTTCGCGTTGAGGCTTCTAtgcgtcgtcttcttcttcttcggctCGGTTTTATTACTATGTTATTTCCTTTACCCGAAACTGCCGAAGTCGTCCGCCGGAGATGAGGAATCCGGTGAGCCGCTTCCGCCGGCGTTGATATTCGGGAAGATAGGCGGCGGCGGGATCACGAC from Raphanus sativus cultivar WK10039 unplaced genomic scaffold, ASM80110v3 Scaffold2402, whole genome shotgun sequence encodes the following:
- the LOC130505587 gene encoding probable E3 ubiquitin-protein ligase ATL45; translation: MDIGCCGDYSDASPVAEMATESEWFALRLLCVVFFFFGSVLLLCYFLYPKLPKSSAGDEESGEPLPPALIFGKIGGGGITTDVCVICLEDFRKNDAVRVLVTCRHVFHVKCIDSWCLYKLACPVCRAPFRLFGEW